In Streptomyces sp. NBC_00483, a single window of DNA contains:
- a CDS encoding copper amine oxidase has translation MHLTRLLRARIRPAAVATGLAVTALLAGTLATAPAATAAPPQAPAAAAPACSDAYRIEQTLDGGTTWRMCWHYNTLAGLVLDDVSYQPKGEAQPIRVLTSARLAQVHVPYDDGEAEYDDVTGTDFGQALQNLKPGECPGGTIKTVKVPDMGNVKGLCTTTRARGHAYRLSDDYSTGGSGKVYSAQGKDLLVYTVNKASWYEYITEWRFASDGTITSNVGATGSLSPYDYDGTDGKGWPIGKGATAYAESHSHNVFWRLNFGLDGSPKAKVEQYDSKVTPPNGDGSPTTKTTRTPVTKELAGDVKDMRWWRVVSTAGKNKDNHPRSYEFVPGRSNRFPGRAFTKHDVYFTEYKKCEQYASDNPAANCGGTSVNKWVNGQTLKHPITWVNIGFHHIARDEDQQPMPVHWQGFSLAPRDVTAMNPLTPADLAGQNGVPRNGS, from the coding sequence ATGCACCTCACAAGACTCTTGCGCGCCCGCATCCGGCCCGCAGCAGTTGCCACGGGCCTCGCGGTCACCGCGCTGCTCGCCGGCACCCTCGCCACCGCACCCGCCGCGACGGCCGCACCGCCCCAGGCGCCCGCTGCCGCCGCGCCCGCCTGCTCGGACGCGTACCGCATCGAGCAGACCCTCGACGGCGGCACCACCTGGCGCATGTGCTGGCACTACAACACGCTGGCAGGACTCGTCCTGGACGACGTCAGCTACCAGCCCAAGGGCGAGGCCCAGCCGATCCGCGTCCTCACCAGCGCCCGGCTCGCACAGGTCCATGTCCCGTACGACGACGGGGAGGCCGAGTACGACGACGTTACCGGCACCGACTTCGGGCAGGCCCTGCAGAACCTGAAGCCCGGCGAGTGCCCGGGCGGCACCATCAAGACCGTCAAGGTCCCCGACATGGGCAACGTCAAGGGGCTGTGCACGACCACGCGTGCGCGCGGGCACGCGTACCGGCTCAGCGACGACTACTCGACCGGCGGCAGCGGCAAGGTCTACAGCGCCCAGGGCAAGGACCTGCTCGTCTACACGGTCAACAAGGCGTCCTGGTACGAGTACATCACCGAGTGGCGCTTCGCCTCCGACGGCACCATCACGTCCAATGTGGGCGCCACCGGCAGCCTCTCCCCGTACGACTACGACGGCACCGACGGCAAGGGCTGGCCCATCGGCAAGGGTGCGACCGCCTACGCCGAGAGCCACAGCCACAACGTCTTCTGGCGGCTCAACTTCGGCCTGGACGGCTCGCCCAAGGCCAAGGTCGAGCAGTACGACTCCAAGGTGACCCCGCCGAACGGTGACGGATCGCCCACCACGAAGACGACCCGCACCCCCGTCACCAAGGAACTCGCGGGTGACGTAAAGGACATGCGGTGGTGGCGCGTGGTCTCCACCGCGGGCAAGAACAAGGACAACCACCCCAGGTCGTACGAGTTCGTGCCCGGCCGCTCCAACCGGTTCCCGGGACGCGCCTTCACCAAGCACGACGTCTACTTCACCGAGTACAAGAAGTGCGAGCAGTACGCGAGCGACAATCCCGCCGCGAACTGCGGGGGCACCAGCGTCAACAAGTGGGTGAACGGACAGACGCTCAAGCACCCGATCACCTGGGTCAACATCGGGTTCCACCACATCGCCCGTGACGAGGACCAGCAGCCCATGCCGGTGCACTGGCAGGGCTTTTCGCTGGCCCCCAGGGACGTGACCGCTATGAATCCGCTCACTCCGGCCGACCTCGCGGGGCAGAACGGGGTTCCCCGAAACGGCAGTTGA
- a CDS encoding M14 family zinc carboxypeptidase — protein MSHLSEQRYPTSAELVQSARELTSHRPDLCRLRQVGTSRGGRPLHLLSIGHDKRAVLIVAGAHANEPTGGSTALHLAEKALFDQELRTDRAWHFLLCADPDGAALHNAPEPHSLLDYHRGFFRPTGAEQPEWSPSVLPPDRLPPETKTLVGVIDEVRPYLQVSLHGTELGGSWVQLTRDIPGLAEPFAKSAAELHIPVETGASDAAGWPTSGRGVHVMPDLDAQAAFPSLPDDARLSTWHHAHRYGGSTAIVEVPMWASDLVDDPAPHPAPERALRRLSARLSRDTRLVEEILTEAMPRLPDTGGPLLGAACWALGLVPGLADDWVQPPPPGATMAYVGSIDAFARRLPLRAAAMLLRVLVEADDQAAPRLDALVTRWCEAYAERFGARWVPVAHQIEHQARTTVAAVRHARG, from the coding sequence GTGAGTCACCTGTCGGAGCAGCGGTACCCCACCTCGGCCGAGTTGGTCCAGTCAGCGCGGGAGCTGACGTCTCACCGACCTGACCTGTGTCGCCTACGCCAGGTCGGGACGTCGCGTGGGGGGCGCCCCCTGCACCTGCTGTCCATAGGGCACGACAAGCGCGCCGTCCTCATCGTGGCCGGGGCGCACGCCAATGAGCCCACGGGCGGCTCCACGGCGCTGCACCTGGCCGAAAAGGCGCTCTTCGACCAGGAGTTGCGAACCGACCGGGCCTGGCACTTCCTGCTGTGCGCGGACCCGGACGGCGCGGCCCTGCACAACGCTCCGGAGCCGCACTCGCTGCTCGACTACCACCGGGGCTTCTTCAGGCCCACTGGCGCGGAGCAGCCGGAGTGGTCGCCGTCGGTGCTGCCCCCGGACCGGCTTCCTCCGGAGACGAAGACCCTGGTCGGCGTGATCGACGAGGTGCGGCCCTACCTCCAGGTGTCCCTGCACGGCACCGAACTGGGCGGCAGCTGGGTGCAGTTGACCCGGGACATACCGGGGCTCGCCGAGCCCTTCGCCAAGTCGGCCGCCGAACTGCACATACCGGTGGAGACCGGGGCGTCGGACGCGGCGGGCTGGCCGACGTCGGGGCGCGGCGTCCATGTGATGCCGGACCTGGACGCGCAGGCCGCGTTCCCGAGCCTGCCCGACGACGCCCGTCTGTCGACGTGGCACCACGCGCACCGCTACGGCGGCTCCACGGCGATCGTGGAGGTCCCGATGTGGGCCAGCGACCTGGTGGACGACCCGGCCCCGCATCCCGCGCCCGAGCGGGCGCTGCGGCGCCTGTCGGCCCGGCTCAGCCGCGACACCCGGCTCGTGGAGGAGATCCTCACGGAGGCCATGCCGCGGCTCCCGGACACCGGCGGTCCGCTCCTCGGCGCGGCCTGCTGGGCCCTGGGCCTGGTGCCGGGGCTCGCGGACGACTGGGTCCAACCGCCGCCGCCGGGCGCCACGATGGCGTACGTCGGCAGCATCGACGCGTTCGCCCGGCGGCTTCCGTTGCGGGCCGCGGCGATGCTCCTGCGGGTCCTGGTGGAGGCCGACGACCAGGCGGCGCCCCGTCTCGACGCCCTCGTCACCCGGTGGTGCGAGGCGTACGCCGAGCGGTTCGGGGCGCGGTGGGTGCCGGTGGCCCACCAGATAGAGCATCAGGCGCGGACGACGGTGGCGGCGGTGCGGCACGCGCGCGGGTGA
- the treY gene encoding malto-oligosyltrehalose synthase produces the protein MTPQQPMPPATPTATYRLQLQPDFGFAAAAAAVPYLASLGVSHLHLSPILEAVPGSTHGYDVVDHARVRAELGAEDGLRDLARTARGHGLGLVVDLVPNHMAAAVSYNRPLRDVLRDGPSSPYARWFDIDWEAQDGRVLLPVLGRHIGDELPHLKVDGDVLRYYEHAFPLREGTASLPLLQLLDAQWYRLAWWRLARTELNYRRFFTISDLIAVRVEDPEVFEATHGTLLALLREGVVDGLRIDHPDGLADPGAYLQRLSEAAGGRWTVVEKILEDEERLPAAWPVAGTTGYDALRHIDGLFTDPAGSDELLGLFRRFTGAAADRGGHWPATVRRAAHRVVAHELATEVDRLTREAAALCAEEPGLRDHAPWALRTALCELLVRVPVYRPYATGGVPPETVLTASAAREAKAAFTVPEEARAVDAVRELALGRRGTGPAHTAFRARFAQTASALRAKSVEDTAFYRFTPLLSALEVGGSPGDPAVSVEAFHAYCARVQRDWPYTSTVLSTHDTKRSADVRAGVSVLTQCPERWEALLAEVTGRTARGGGASAPDPQLAWAAWQTVAGLGPAEPARLRTAMLKHAREAGLFTTWTEQNADYERAVEDFVASGPCGPPGNEVLRFMDDLGPHVRANILGAALVHLTMPGVPDLYQGTEHEYRALVDPDNRAPARLAPKEHSAKAELTGCALRLRRAHPEWFGGAATYEPLRAEGPGEAHCVAYARSGQVVVAATRLSLRLADAGGWRSTQLALPEGEWVELLAPGRRFSGHARVAELFEHLPVALLVRADQSSDEAEGESEGEVLRALIADVRGELRESG, from the coding sequence ATGACGCCTCAGCAACCGATGCCGCCCGCGACGCCCACGGCGACGTACCGGCTCCAGCTGCAACCGGACTTCGGGTTCGCCGCCGCGGCGGCAGCGGTCCCGTATCTGGCCTCCTTGGGGGTCTCCCATCTGCACCTGTCACCGATCCTGGAGGCGGTCCCTGGTTCGACGCACGGCTACGACGTGGTCGACCACGCGCGCGTGCGCGCCGAGTTGGGCGCCGAGGACGGCCTGCGGGACCTCGCCCGGACGGCGCGCGGGCACGGTCTGGGCCTGGTCGTGGACCTCGTGCCCAACCACATGGCGGCGGCCGTGTCGTACAACCGGCCACTGCGCGACGTGTTGCGCGACGGCCCCTCGTCTCCGTATGCGCGCTGGTTCGACATCGACTGGGAGGCGCAGGACGGCCGGGTGCTGCTGCCGGTCCTGGGCCGCCATATAGGCGATGAGTTACCGCACTTGAAGGTGGACGGCGACGTACTGCGCTACTACGAGCACGCGTTTCCGCTGCGCGAGGGCACGGCGTCCCTGCCGCTCCTCCAGTTGCTCGACGCCCAGTGGTACCGCCTGGCGTGGTGGCGCCTCGCCCGTACCGAGCTCAACTACCGGCGCTTCTTCACCATTTCGGATCTGATCGCCGTGCGGGTGGAGGACCCGGAGGTCTTCGAGGCGACGCACGGCACGCTGCTCGCGCTGCTGCGCGAGGGCGTCGTCGACGGGCTGCGGATCGACCACCCCGACGGACTCGCGGACCCTGGCGCCTACTTGCAGCGCCTGAGCGAGGCGGCCGGTGGCCGGTGGACCGTCGTCGAGAAGATCCTGGAGGACGAGGAGCGGCTGCCCGCCGCGTGGCCCGTGGCCGGCACCACCGGGTACGACGCGCTGCGGCACATCGACGGGCTGTTCACCGACCCGGCCGGGTCCGACGAACTCCTGGGCCTGTTCCGCCGGTTCACGGGGGCCGCGGCGGACCGGGGCGGGCACTGGCCCGCGACCGTGCGGCGCGCAGCGCACCGCGTCGTCGCGCACGAACTGGCCACCGAGGTGGACCGGCTGACGCGGGAGGCCGCCGCGCTGTGCGCCGAGGAACCGGGGCTGCGCGACCACGCCCCCTGGGCGCTGCGTACGGCGCTGTGCGAGCTTCTGGTGCGGGTTCCGGTGTACCGGCCTTACGCCACCGGTGGCGTGCCCCCTGAGACCGTTCTGACGGCGTCCGCGGCGCGCGAGGCGAAGGCCGCGTTCACGGTGCCCGAGGAGGCCCGCGCGGTCGACGCCGTACGGGAGTTGGCGCTGGGGCGGCGCGGCACCGGCCCCGCGCACACGGCGTTCCGCGCACGGTTCGCGCAGACCGCTTCGGCGCTGCGGGCCAAGTCGGTGGAAGACACGGCGTTCTACCGGTTCACGCCGCTCCTGTCGGCCCTGGAGGTGGGCGGCTCGCCCGGGGACCCCGCCGTGTCCGTGGAGGCGTTCCACGCGTACTGCGCGCGCGTGCAGCGCGACTGGCCCTATACGTCGACGGTCCTGTCGACGCACGACACGAAGCGCAGCGCCGACGTGCGGGCCGGCGTCTCGGTCCTGACGCAGTGCCCCGAACGGTGGGAGGCGCTCCTCGCGGAGGTCACCGGGCGGACCGCGCGGGGCGGCGGCGCGAGCGCGCCCGACCCGCAGCTGGCATGGGCCGCCTGGCAGACCGTGGCCGGGCTCGGCCCCGCGGAACCGGCGCGGCTGCGGACCGCGATGCTCAAGCACGCGCGCGAGGCGGGGCTTTTCACGACGTGGACGGAGCAGAACGCGGACTACGAACGCGCGGTGGAGGACTTCGTGGCGTCAGGCCCGTGCGGCCCGCCGGGCAACGAGGTGCTGCGCTTCATGGACGATCTGGGGCCCCATGTGCGCGCGAACATCCTGGGCGCGGCCCTCGTCCACCTCACGATGCCGGGCGTTCCCGACCTCTACCAGGGCACGGAGCACGAGTACCGCGCCCTGGTGGACCCGGACAACCGTGCGCCCGCCCGGCTCGCCCCCAAGGAGCACAGCGCCAAGGCCGAGCTCACCGGGTGCGCGCTGCGCCTGCGCCGCGCGCACCCCGAGTGGTTCGGCGGCGCGGCCACCTACGAGCCGCTGCGCGCCGAGGGCCCCGGCGAGGCGCACTGCGTCGCCTACGCGCGCTCGGGCCAAGTGGTCGTGGCGGCGACCCGACTCTCCTTGCGGCTCGCCGACGCCGGCGGATGGCGCTCGACACAACTCGCGCTTCCCGAGGGCGAGTGGGTCGAACTCCTCGCACCAGGAAGGCGGTTCAGCGGGCACGCGCGCGTGGCGGAACTCTTCGAGCATCTCCCTGTGGCGCTCCTCGTCCGCGCCGACCAGAGCAGCGACGAGGCAGAGGGCGAGAGCGAGGGCGAGGTCCTGCGAGCCCTCATCGCAGACGTACGTGGAGAGCTGCGGGAGAGCGGGTGA
- a CDS encoding cytochrome P450, with the protein MTQPPSLAAPRTAHDPFPLYRTLRTTHPLHLDKPFGALLLSRYVDVRTALADPRLVAPPPGRTFAHLEADTHAAQRALLAPALQGRALATLKASVERTAYVLARRLTRRHEADLVEGFCHWLPTVAVVRALGLPYEGTAHVAALCRAGLTHLGGAPDALDAFLRPQIARRRAHPTSDLLGALCAARADGRPLSDDTVCGLAATFLGAGGDATGRALAALLANLLDHPEQLALVRARPELADAAWAESLRRDPAAHVVLRRALAPVPVSGGTIPAGATVACLVGAAGRDAARFADPDRYDLFRAAPGQLAHGTGRHRCPGVQLARLTADAGLRALLAALPSMAWAPGFRPAYEGLLTRSPAALHVRLR; encoded by the coding sequence GTGACGCAGCCCCCGAGCCTCGCCGCGCCGCGGACCGCCCACGATCCGTTCCCGCTGTACCGCACCCTGCGGACCACGCACCCGCTGCACCTCGACAAGCCCTTCGGCGCGTTGCTCCTCAGCCGCTACGTGGACGTGCGCACGGCGCTCGCCGATCCCCGGCTGGTCGCCCCGCCGCCCGGCCGTACCTTCGCGCACCTGGAAGCGGACACGCACGCCGCCCAGCGCGCGCTCCTCGCCCCGGCCCTCCAGGGGCGCGCGTTGGCCACCCTGAAGGCGAGCGTCGAACGCACCGCCTACGTGCTCGCGCGCCGCCTCACCCGACGCCATGAGGCCGACCTGGTCGAGGGGTTCTGCCACTGGCTGCCCACCGTGGCCGTCGTCCGCGCGCTGGGCCTGCCCTACGAGGGCACCGCCCACGTCGCCGCCCTGTGCCGCGCGGGGCTCACTCACCTGGGCGGCGCCCCGGACGCCCTGGACGCCTTCCTGCGCCCGCAGATCGCCCGCCGCCGCGCCCACCCCACGAGCGACCTCCTGGGCGCCCTGTGCGCCGCACGGGCCGATGGACGGCCGCTGTCCGACGACACGGTCTGCGGGCTCGCCGCGACGTTCCTCGGCGCGGGCGGGGACGCCACCGGCAGGGCCCTGGCCGCGCTCCTCGCCAACCTCCTCGACCACCCCGAGCAGTTGGCGCTGGTGCGGGCCCGCCCCGAACTCGCCGACGCCGCCTGGGCCGAGTCGCTGCGCCGCGATCCCGCCGCGCACGTCGTCCTGCGCCGGGCCCTCGCGCCTGTCCCGGTGAGCGGCGGCACGATACCGGCGGGCGCCACGGTCGCGTGTCTGGTGGGAGCGGCGGGCCGGGACGCGGCCCGGTTCGCCGACCCCGACCGCTACGACCTGTTCCGCGCGGCTCCCGGGCAACTGGCCCACGGCACAGGACGGCACCGCTGCCCGGGCGTCCAACTCGCCCGCCTCACCGCCGATGCGGGCCTGCGCGCCCTGCTGGCGGCGCTGCCGTCGATGGCGTGGGCGCCGGGCTTCAGGCCCGCCTACGAGGGCCTGCTCACCCGCTCTCCCGCAGCTCTCCACGTACGTCTGCGATGA
- a CDS encoding Tat pathway signal sequence domain protein, with protein sequence MRTAVRRHLGKLMAVVALAVAGGAVAVGVTLPDDDGSDLARAGTAQQDAVAPEGTVEPAPAQGAKGVGRDPLTDAETERAEKLATAGNALRMDARDVEGDRGPQHLSTNLTEVDPGLSDAAADERRADVVYYDYKSDSVVTKTVNLDTGKVEDSRTDQGVQPPPSQGELAEAAQLLIADPSGADLKGDYKDATGKQLTKPDQLQLSGMVFRKKTVADVPAELKECGEHRCLRVITKVVNGPWIDTRDLIVDLSARNVSRLG encoded by the coding sequence GTGCGCACAGCTGTAAGACGCCATCTGGGGAAGCTGATGGCGGTGGTGGCGCTCGCGGTAGCGGGCGGCGCCGTCGCGGTCGGCGTGACACTGCCTGATGACGACGGGAGCGACCTGGCCAGGGCGGGGACCGCGCAGCAGGACGCGGTGGCCCCCGAGGGCACCGTGGAGCCCGCACCCGCACAGGGAGCGAAGGGGGTGGGGCGCGATCCGCTCACGGACGCCGAGACGGAGCGCGCAGAGAAGCTGGCGACGGCGGGCAACGCCCTGCGGATGGACGCGCGGGACGTGGAGGGCGACCGAGGTCCCCAGCACCTGTCGACGAACCTGACAGAGGTCGACCCCGGCCTCAGTGACGCCGCCGCCGACGAACGCCGTGCCGACGTCGTGTACTACGACTACAAGAGCGACTCCGTCGTCACGAAGACGGTGAACCTCGACACGGGGAAGGTCGAGGACAGCAGGACCGACCAGGGCGTGCAGCCGCCGCCCAGCCAGGGCGAACTGGCAGAGGCGGCCCAGCTGTTGATCGCGGACCCGTCGGGCGCCGACCTGAAGGGCGACTACAAGGACGCCACCGGCAAGCAGCTCACCAAGCCGGACCAACTGCAGCTGAGCGGCATGGTGTTCCGCAAGAAGACCGTCGCCGACGTCCCCGCAGAACTCAAGGAATGCGGCGAGCACCGCTGCCTGCGCGTCATCACCAAGGTCGTCAACGGGCCGTGGATCGACACCCGCGACCTCATCGTCGACCTGAGCGCCCGCAACGTCTCCCGCCTCGGCTGA
- the glgX gene encoding glycogen debranching protein GlgX: MQVWPGQAYPLGAAYDGAGTNFAVFSETADRIELCLLHDDGSETAVELREADAFVRHAYLPGVMPGQRYGYRAHGPYEPARGLRCNSAKLLLDPYARAISGRIDWNESVYGYPFDAPDERNDLDSAPHTMASVVVNPYFDWGDDRLPRTEYHETVLYEAHVKGLTMQHPALPEELRGTYAALAHPAVIDHLTELGVTALELMPVHQFVNDHRLVDMGLNNYWGYNTIGFFAPHNTYASWGDRGEQVLEFKSAVRALHQAGIEVILDVVYNHTAEGNHLGPTLSFKGLDNPSYYRLTDDPRYYMDTTGTGNSLLMRSPHVLQMIMDSLRYWVEEMHVDGFRFDLAATLARQFHEVDRLSSFFDLVQQDPVVSRVKLIAEPWDVGEGGYQVGNFPPLWTEWNGKYRDTVRDLWRGEPRTLAEFAGRLTGSSDLYQDDGRRPLASINFVTCHDGFTLHDLVSYNDKHNDANGEGNRDGESHNRSWNCGAEGETDDQAVLDLRARQMRNFIATLMLSQGVPMLSHGDEFGRTQGGNNNAYCQDNEVAWVRWADPDAAPDPFLEFTRAMVRLRSDHPVFRRRRFFHGRPVEGTHDDLSDIAWFTPEGEEMTQQDWGAAQARALSVFLNGNAISEPGARGERIQDDSFLLLINASPQPLDFVVPVDHGRQWQAVVDTALPEGLTSGEGTKVQAGDRVTLQGRSLTVLQRPA; this comes from the coding sequence ATGCAGGTCTGGCCAGGACAGGCGTATCCACTGGGTGCCGCGTACGACGGCGCCGGGACGAACTTCGCGGTCTTCTCGGAGACCGCCGACCGTATCGAGCTGTGCCTGTTGCACGACGACGGCTCGGAGACCGCGGTGGAGCTGCGGGAGGCCGACGCCTTCGTGCGGCACGCCTATCTGCCGGGGGTCATGCCGGGGCAGCGCTACGGGTACCGGGCGCACGGCCCGTACGAGCCCGCGCGCGGCCTGCGCTGCAACTCGGCGAAGCTGCTCCTCGACCCGTACGCGCGCGCCATCAGCGGGCGGATCGACTGGAACGAGTCGGTGTACGGCTATCCGTTCGACGCACCGGACGAGCGCAACGACCTGGACTCGGCGCCGCACACGATGGCGTCCGTGGTGGTCAATCCGTACTTCGACTGGGGCGACGACCGGCTGCCGCGCACGGAGTACCACGAGACGGTGCTCTACGAGGCGCACGTGAAGGGCCTGACGATGCAACATCCGGCGCTGCCGGAGGAGTTGCGCGGTACGTATGCGGCGCTCGCGCATCCGGCGGTCATCGACCACCTCACGGAACTGGGGGTCACCGCACTGGAGTTGATGCCGGTGCACCAGTTCGTCAACGACCACCGCCTGGTCGATATGGGGCTGAACAACTACTGGGGCTACAACACGATCGGCTTCTTCGCTCCGCACAACACGTATGCGTCGTGGGGCGACCGCGGCGAGCAGGTCCTGGAGTTCAAGTCCGCGGTGCGGGCGCTGCATCAGGCCGGAATCGAAGTCATTCTGGACGTCGTCTACAACCACACGGCCGAGGGGAACCACCTGGGTCCGACGCTGTCCTTCAAGGGGCTCGACAATCCGTCCTACTACAGGCTGACCGACGATCCGCGTTACTACATGGACACCACGGGGACGGGAAACTCGCTCCTGATGCGGTCCCCGCACGTGCTCCAGATGATCATGGATTCGCTGCGCTACTGGGTCGAGGAGATGCACGTCGACGGGTTCCGCTTCGACCTGGCCGCCACCCTGGCCCGGCAGTTCCACGAAGTGGACCGCCTGTCGTCGTTCTTCGACCTCGTGCAGCAGGACCCGGTGGTCTCCCGCGTAAAGCTGATCGCGGAGCCCTGGGACGTCGGCGAGGGCGGCTACCAGGTGGGGAACTTCCCGCCCTTGTGGACCGAGTGGAACGGCAAGTACCGCGACACCGTACGGGACTTGTGGCGCGGCGAACCGCGCACGCTCGCCGAGTTCGCGGGCCGGCTGACCGGCTCGTCGGACCTCTACCAGGACGACGGACGCCGCCCGCTCGCCTCCATAAACTTCGTGACCTGCCACGACGGTTTCACCTTGCACGACCTGGTGTCGTACAACGACAAGCACAACGACGCCAACGGGGAGGGCAATCGCGACGGCGAGAGCCACAACCGGTCGTGGAACTGCGGCGCCGAGGGCGAGACCGACGACCAGGCGGTGCTCGACCTGCGGGCCCGCCAAATGCGCAACTTCATCGCTACGTTGATGCTGTCGCAGGGCGTCCCGATGCTCAGCCACGGCGACGAGTTCGGGCGCACCCAGGGCGGCAACAACAACGCCTACTGCCAGGACAACGAAGTGGCGTGGGTGCGCTGGGCCGACCCCGACGCCGCACCGGACCCGTTCCTGGAGTTCACGCGCGCGATGGTGCGGCTGCGCAGCGACCACCCGGTGTTCCGCAGGCGGCGCTTCTTCCACGGCCGCCCCGTCGAGGGCACGCACGACGACCTGTCGGACATCGCGTGGTTCACCCCGGAGGGCGAGGAGATGACGCAGCAGGACTGGGGCGCGGCGCAGGCCCGCGCCCTGTCCGTGTTCCTCAACGGCAACGCGATCTCGGAGCCCGGAGCGCGCGGCGAGCGCATCCAGGACGACTCGTTCCTGCTGCTGATCAACGCCTCGCCGCAGCCGCTGGATTTCGTGGTCCCGGTCGACCACGGACGCCAGTGGCAGGCCGTCGTCGACACGGCGCTGCCCGAGGGCCTTACGTCGGGCGAGGGCACGAAGGTACAGGCCGGCGACCGGGTCACCCTGCAGGGCCGCAGCCTCACGGTGTTGCAACGGCCGGCGTAG
- a CDS encoding MFS transporter translates to MPGTSNKVGGTLDAYRRVLAATGRPLPVVSFLARLPVAVIQFGSVLLVTRTSGSLATGGVVACALALGQVAMGPFVGRLADRRGQRPVVLVFALLNGLAIAAYTLAALAGLPTSALIALGVLAGATVPGIGPLARARGVALVRREGDDERVVNAVLSLESTMDELSFVLGPALIGIASVVAHPAYAFGAAALLVAVCGTAFALHPTATAVPAAPAGTRPRARAERPRLPRQVHVVRVGLVLLGILLGGCGAGITALTEELGHGDQAGLVYAAMGVMSAVVGLSMAAVPARFTLRARWRVATAAAAVLSLPLLVTHSMALLYVAVTVFGALFAPNLITGFGLTEQAVPRERLGEGMTAAVSAFVGGQAVTLAVAGRLAQAHGAAAAFEVGSLAAGLAFLVALRVRPLQAVGETATPAVATP, encoded by the coding sequence ATGCCTGGTACATCCAACAAGGTCGGTGGAACGCTCGACGCCTACCGCAGGGTGCTCGCGGCGACGGGGCGCCCGCTGCCCGTCGTGTCGTTCCTCGCGCGGCTGCCGGTCGCGGTGATCCAGTTCGGCAGCGTCCTCCTGGTGACCCGCACCAGTGGCTCTCTCGCCACCGGAGGCGTGGTCGCCTGCGCCCTCGCGCTCGGCCAGGTGGCCATGGGGCCCTTCGTCGGGAGGCTCGCGGACCGGCGCGGCCAGCGCCCCGTCGTCCTCGTCTTCGCGCTCCTCAACGGACTCGCGATCGCCGCCTACACGCTTGCCGCGCTCGCGGGCCTGCCGACTTCCGCCCTGATTGCGCTCGGCGTCCTCGCGGGCGCCACGGTCCCCGGCATCGGGCCGCTCGCGCGGGCCCGCGGTGTCGCGCTCGTGCGCCGTGAGGGCGACGACGAGCGGGTGGTGAACGCCGTGCTGTCCCTGGAGTCCACCATGGACGAGCTCAGCTTCGTCCTCGGCCCCGCGCTCATCGGGATCGCCTCCGTAGTGGCGCATCCCGCCTACGCGTTCGGCGCGGCCGCGCTCCTCGTCGCGGTCTGCGGCACGGCGTTCGCGCTGCACCCGACCGCCACGGCGGTGCCGGCCGCCCCGGCGGGGACGCGGCCACGCGCGCGTGCGGAGCGGCCACGGCTGCCGCGCCAGGTCCATGTGGTGCGCGTCGGGCTCGTCCTTCTCGGCATCCTGCTCGGCGGCTGCGGCGCCGGAATCACCGCGCTCACCGAGGAGTTGGGGCACGGCGACCAGGCGGGGCTCGTCTACGCCGCCATGGGCGTCATGAGCGCCGTCGTCGGCCTGTCCATGGCGGCGGTGCCCGCCCGGTTCACGCTGCGGGCCCGCTGGCGCGTCGCCACCGCGGCCGCCGCCGTCCTGTCGCTCCCGCTCCTCGTCACGCACTCCATGGCGCTCCTGTACGTCGCGGTGACCGTCTTCGGCGCGCTGTTCGCCCCGAACCTGATCACCGGGTTCGGGCTCACCGAGCAGGCCGTGCCACGCGAACGGCTCGGCGAGGGCATGACGGCCGCCGTGAGCGCGTTCGTCGGCGGACAGGCCGTCACGCTCGCCGTGGCGGGCCGCCTCGCGCAGGCCCACGGGGCCGCTGCCGCCTTCGAGGTGGGCAGCCTGGCCGCCGGGCTCGCCTTCCTCGTCGCACTGCGCGTACGGCCCCTCCAGGCGGTCGGCGAGACGGCTACGCCGGCCGTTGCAACACCGTGA